In Naumovozyma castellii chromosome 1, complete genome, one DNA window encodes the following:
- the CCS1 gene encoding copper chaperone CCS1 (ancestral locus Anc_2.600), producing the protein MTTSNDDYFEATYAIPMHCENCTNDIKKSLLESLPQVDHDKIKDIKFDIKEQLMALNSAIAPSVVIKSLRSRGYDTIIRGAGNKPNMAAVTILETFNKAKNELLSSPIGGLVRIVQVRDDKTLFDVNINGVPKAGKYLAAIHECGDISGGIESCGKVFHKFDEPIECNDQSDLNEKLFSGQAFLSSSLQVWELIGRSIVISRVADEISDERYDICGIVARSAGVWENNKKVCACSGKTIWEERKDALAINIR; encoded by the coding sequence ATGACTACTTCGAACgatgattattttgaagCCACATATGCCATTCCAATGCATTGTGAGAATTGTACAAATGATATCAAGAAAAGTTTGCTAGAGTCTCTTCCACAAGTAGACCATGATAAgattaaagatattaaattcGATATCAAGGAACAATTGATGGCGTTAAATAGTGCCATAGCCCCATCAGTCGTCATTAAGAGTTTAAGATCTCGTGGCTATGATACAATTATTAGAGGAGCCGGTAACAAACCTAACATGGCCGCCGTTACCATCTTAGAGACTTTCAATAAGGCAAAGAATGAGCTTCTCAGTTCTCCCATCGGAGGCTTGGTGAGAATTGTGCAAGTCCGTGACGATAAGACTTTGTTTGATGTCAATATCAATGGGGTTCCTAAAGCGGGGAAATATTTAGCTGCCATTCACGAGTGTGGTGATATCTCTGGCGGCATTGAAAGTTGTGGTAAAGTTTTCCATAAATTCGATGAACCCATTGAATGTAACGATCAAAGCGACTTAAATGAGAAATTGTTCAGTGGTCAAGCATTCTTGAGCAGTTCTTTGCAAGTTTGGGAGTTGATTGGACGTAGTATTGTGATCTCTCGAGTTGCGGACGAGATCAGCGATGAGAGATACGACATCTGCGGTATTGTCGCCAGAAGTGCAGGTGTGTGGGAGAACAACAAGAAGGTGTGTGCGTGCAGCGGTAAGACGATCTGGGAGGAGAGGAAGGATGCCCTAGCCATCAACATCAGATAA
- the MIH1 gene encoding putative tyrosine protein phosphatase MIH1 (ancestral locus Anc_2.596), with product MTTHHSKNSDDYLQNNTVNLNKISIGSPFSKGHNIFKNVHSLFKSQNKRINKLFENESNSNFNDELENSYDQEHKLNEEIESPIPFGKPSLASLLAEIDTKSVIFPNIHHDKTLSIDSLHDLESPTRISQSNSILDSPTFRRNITVRRSVNSKCGTPLSTHSRRNSVNSNGNISKMQRADSVNKDRKVSKLKVKTLESIYTSPTDSHGGNNIDYQIPQSTTSLFDSIIDESNITYKEEQTDSHDFFKRISPTMLNDIIENNSFSPHYHSYKIIDCRFDYEFEGGHIKNAINISNRDDLESKLLRNIQNNRNSPTLLIFHCEFSTHRGLKLASHLRNCDRILNHENYPKLYYPDVVILDGGYKAFFEKFPNHCFPHNYVRMDSQENLMDCENKMSVFRSDSKRSSTRTNSLRKLQSLSTETFSLYKSDAKSSHSIFLNDTSSKFDSIPSSSFDLEQPPRLSFSQYTDRFSHSRDCDDRDRSSPSTISRSSINSFNSLSSGKKVMIDDDNNSYFSFQTHSPNISEGNRLAFNDSNGIDTEDDLNFAEATITVSDLKGTIQETPLIRPIRRSLFPSILQEEDDDEKQN from the coding sequence ATGACAACACATCACTCAAAGAACTCTGATGATTATTTGCAAAATAATACAGTAAACTTGAACAAGATTTCTATTGGCAGCCCTTTCTCAAAAGGAcataatatcttcaaaaatgtcCATTCACTTTTCAAATCacaaaacaaaagaatcaataaattattcGAAAATGAGTCTAATTCAAActttaatgatgaattggaaaactCTTATGACCAAGAACATAAACTAAATGAGGAAATTGAATCACCAATCCCTTTTGGGAAACCTTCTTTAGCATCTTTACTAGCTGAAATAGACACCAAAAGTGTAATATTCCCGAACATTCATCATGACAAGACTTTATCAATAGATTCACTGCATGATCTAGAAAGTCCTACAAGGATATCTCAAAGTAATAGCATATTGGATTCCCCAACATTCCGTAGGAATATAACTGTGCGAAGATCTGTTAACTCCAAATGCGGAACCCCATTATCCACTCATTCCAGAAGAAATAGTGTAAATAGCAATGGTAATATCTCCAAGATGCAACGTGCAGACAGTGTGAATAAGGATAGAAAGGTTTCCAAACTGAAAGTAAAGACGCTAGAATCAATATATACGTCACCTACCGATTCTCATGGGggaaataatattgattATCAGATACCGCAATCAACCACAAGCTTATTTGACTCAATAATAGATGAAAGTAATATAACGTACAAGGAGGAACAAACTGATTCTCACgatttttttaaaagaatatCGCCAACAATGTTAAATGatataattgaaaataatagttTTTCACCCCATTATCATTCatataaaattattgattgtAGATTTGATTATGAATTTGAAGGTGGACATATCAAAAATGCaataaatatatcaaaTCGTGATGATTTAGAATCCAAACTGTTgagaaatattcaaaacAATAGAAACTCACCTACGTTATTGATCTTCCATTGCGAGTTTAGCACCCATCGAGGTCTCAAATTGGCTTCTCATTTGAGAAATTGTGATAGAATTCTAAATCATGAGAACTACCCCAAATTATACTATCCAGACGTGGTAATCTTGGATGGTGGATATAAAGCATTTTTTGAGAAATTCCCCAATCATTGTTTCCCACATAACTATGTTAGAATGGATTCACAAGAGAATTTGATGGATTGTGAGAACAAGATGAGTGTATTTAGATCAGACTCAAAGCGAAGTAGTACAAGGACAAATTCATTAAGGAAATTACAGTCATTATCCACTGAGACATTCTCCTTATATAAATCTGATGCAAAATCATCGCATTCcatatttttgaatgataCTTCTAGCAAATTTGATTCTAttccatcttcatctttcGATTTGGAGCAGCCACCAAGATTGTCATTTTCGCAATACACCGATCGTTTCAGTCATTCAAGAGATTGTGATGATAGAGATCGTAGTTCTCCATCCACAATAAGTCGGTCATCAATAAACAGTTTCAATAGTTTATCATCAGGTAAGAAAGTGATGATTGATGACGACAATAACTCGTACTTCAGTTTTCAAACACATAGCCCTAACATTTCCGAAGGAAATAGACTAGCATTTAATGATAGCAATGGTATTGATACCGAGGATGATTTAAACTTTGCAGAAGCAACAATTACTGTTTCAGACCTGAAAGGCACGATTCAAGAGACGCCTTTAATAAGACCTATCAGAAGGTCATTATTTCCTTCCATATTacaagaggaagatgatgacgaaAAACAAAACTAG
- the MSN2 gene encoding stress-responsive transcriptional activator MSN2 (ancestral locus Anc_2.598) has protein sequence MEFQDIGDFTTNDIPVSLESEIAAFNQNNPLQNREKPFEESKKNSSMSFNQELLSQAQSPTINSFNINQPFQSSSSGLNSTPTAVNHTETNNNTFKPTLNDISQNGYATNESSVSAITQLDHTNGSFRNFGPDLKTDDLEEFIKSLSPDNNLTNSQSNIDEANNGQYQDMFAKDRSPITDTNTNDAAGNMDDFLTNLNSPTVTIPYQNDSNSINNNNNNTNVAPLTATRTASNSISTEDFASPTSALSPLVNNNVNSNVVSHSNSVTKFQNNNANSNLISTPLSPNSNDTLTAPMAPGSNIDNFYNANQLNSLLEDSNIDPTSTSNSTSLLDNATSNNEDEFDEFNTFDFDRRHSTIVSNRYPYSNTPATAASRNSISHSIDFWNLPNSRNSNNNKLRKSMSSTTSPSSTTMPTQFNVDNDISQTLNGYNINFALNQTTNPSVNDQNPGSPNSFNISQSNQLMHSQKPQLQRISTYNTIHQSPTHFTQQNSQQQQQQNQRRYSINKQQRASLPVLDGSLNPEVFSKLYENGRVPMNLNVVPWTDGNTNNSSIYANDNNNNNNNSHNNNNNSNEISFANNKNFNTYVSNSNSNSSVTGIDAGNNSSNSNMRTTNNNNSNNLKMANERFVNPSIVFENGNNIPTQINSNNGNMPPPQQNQQQSTFIPSPFLQSVSLERNLSSPTSSYLNTIPIQNYQQMYNNNTKITQNNNVTAPPKNKNRRKSAIVTSSQLKGNSQSPPLLNGQKATTTTAKRSVSYNFSDENKTFKCETCGKAFRRSEHLKRHIRSVHSSERPFACPTCDKKFSRSDNLAQHIKTHKKRGDV, from the coding sequence ATGGAATTCCAAGACATTGGAGATTTTACTACAAACGACATACCGGTATCCTTGGAATCAGAAATAGCTGCATTCAATCAAAATAATCCACTTCAAAATAGGGAAAAGCCGTTCGAAGaaagtaaaaaaaattcatccATGTCATTCAATCAAGAATTATTAAGTCAAGCTCAATCTCCTACAATCAATTCCTTTAACATTAACCAACCTTTCCAGAGCTCTTCCAGCGGATTGAACTCAACACCAACTGCTGTCAATCATACGGAAacgaataataatacttttAAACCTACTTTGAATGACATAAGCCAAAATGGGTACGCTACAAATGAATCATCTGTATCAGCAATAACACAGCTTGATCATACAAATGGAAGCTTCAGAAATTTTGGTCCAGATTTAAAAACTGATGATTTAGAGGAATTTATAAAATCTTTAAGTCCggataataatttaactAATTCTCAATCCAATATCGATGAAGCCAATAATGGACAATATCAGGATATGTTTGCAAAGGATAGATCTCCAATAACTGATACAAATACCAACGATGCTGCGGGTAATATGGATGATTTCTTGACAAACTTAAACTCTCCTACGGTAACTATACCTTATCAAAACGATAGTAACagtattaataataataacaacaatactAATGTTGCACCACTAACCGCCACAAGAACTGCATCAAATAGTATATCAACGGAGGATTTTGCTTCACCCACAAGTGCATTATCTCCCTTGGTTAATAATAACGTTAATTCGAATGTTGTGTCACATTCTAATAGCGTTACGAAATTCCAAAACAACAACGCTAATAGTAATTTAATTAGTACACCTTTATCGCccaattcaaatgataCTCTTACGGCACCAATGGCTCCTGGCTCcaatattgataatttttaCAACGCcaatcaattaaattcGTTATTAGAGGACAGTAACATTGATCCAACTTCAACCTCAAATTCTACCTCTCTATTAGATAATGCTACctctaataatgaagatgaatttgatgaatttaataCTTTCGATTTTGACAGGAGACATAGTACGATAGTTTCCAACAGATATCCATATTCGAATACACCCGCAACTGCAGCAAGCAGGAATTCTATTTCACATTCTATTgatttttggaatttaccaaattcaagaaattcaaataataataaattgagAAAGTCCATGTCATCAACAACATCTCCGTCAAGTACAACGATGCCCACTCAATTCAATGTTGATAATGACATATCTCAAACATTAAATGGTTATAACATCAACTTCGCCCTAAATCAAACAACAAATCCTTCAGTCAATGATCAAAATCCAGGAAGTCCAAACAGTTTTAACATATCCCAGTCGAATCAACTAATGCATTCTCAAAAACCTCAACTACAGAGAATATCCACGTACAACACTATACATCAATCCCCAACACACTTCACTCAACAAAATTCccaacagcaacaacaacagaatCAAAGAAGGTACAGTATTaataaacaacaaagaGCATCATTGCCAGTACTGGATGGTTCTTTAAATCCTGAAGTATTTTCCAAGCTATATGAAAATGGGAGAGTaccaatgaatttaaatGTGGTTCCTTGGACTGATGGTAACACGAACAATTCCTCCATTTATGCTAACgataacaataataacaataataacagtcataataacaataataattcaaatgaaatttcatttgcaaataataagaatttCAACACTTACGTttctaattcaaattcaaactcATCTGTTACTGGAATTGATGCAGGCAATAATTCAAGCAATAGTAATATGAGGACcaccaacaataataacagcaataatttaaaaatggcaaatgaaagatttgttAACCCATcaattgtttttgaaaatggcAATAACATACCTACACAGATAAATTCTAATAATGGGAATATGCCACCTCCACAACAAAACCAACAACAATCAACTTTCATCCCAAGCCCATTTTTACAATCTGTATCATTAGAAAGAAATCTTTCTTCACCAACGTCATCATACTTAAATACAATCCCCATCCAAAACTATCAACAGAtgtataataataataccaagATTACgcaaaataataatgttacCGCACCACctaaaaataaaaatagaAGAAAATCTGCGATAGTGACAAGCTCGCAATTGAAAGGAAACTCTCAATCACCACCTTTATTAAACGGTCAGAAAGCCACAACTACAACAGCAAAAAGATCTGTGTCATATAATTTTAGTGATGAGAATAAAACATTCAAATGTGAAACTTGTGGCAAAGCATTTAGGAGAAGCGAACATTTAAAGAGACATATAAGGTCGGTTCATTCGTCTGAAAGGCCATTTGCATGTCCTACTTGCGACAAAAAGTTTAGTAGGAGTGATAACTTGGCACAGCATATAAAGACACATAAGAAAAGAGGTGATGTCTAG
- the IMP2 gene encoding endopeptidase catalytic subunit (ancestral locus Anc_2.595), with amino-acid sequence MPKRTLLKTGLITLTWIPVLMTVNDKVCYISQIKGSSMRPTLNPSDSSNDWILLWKFRKDAVQRNDVILFKSPMDPKKILCKRVKGVELDKVFTKYPYPKDSVIVPRNHIWVEGDNVTHSIDSNEFGPISKGLIVGSVATIIWPPSRWGTDLKETLGRNNILKKNIDT; translated from the coding sequence ATGCCCAAGAGAACTCTCCTAAAGACAGGTTTAATTACATTAACATGGATTCCTGTCTTAATGACCGTAAATGACAAAGTTTGCTATATTTCTCAGATAAAGGGAAGCTCCATGCGACCTACTTTAAACCCTAGTGACTCAAGCAATGATTGGATATTGTTGTGGAAGTTTAGAAAAGATGCAGTGCAAAGAAATGATGTTATATTGTTTAAGTCACCAATGGATCccaaaaaaattctttgtaAAAGAGTAAAAGGTGTTGAACTGGATAAGGTTTTTACGAAGTATCCATACCCAAAGGATTCAGTTATAGTACCGAGAAATCATATTTGGGTGGAGGGTGATAATGTAACACATTCTATCGATAGTAATGAATTTGGCCCAATATCGAAAGGACTAATTGTAGGGAGTGTAGCAACTATCATTTGGCCTCCTTCGAGATGGGGTACCGATTTGAAAGAGACACTGGgaagaaataatattcttaagaaaaatatagatacttga
- the RCH1 gene encoding Rch1p (ancestral locus Anc_2.594) produces the protein MTKSKEVFFKIWNHPVTNYLKSQWFFYCLAVFIVIARFAPDFARDDGLIKGQYSIGYGCVAWIFLQSGLSMKTKRLMANMGNWRAHLVILVMSFLITSSIAYGFCVAIKVSNDKNIDDWVLIGIIMTTTCPTTVASNVIMTTNAGGNDLLCVCEVFIGNLLGAFITPALVQMYTGSYPFQYGNPATGNGIGALYGRVMKQVGLSVFVPLFVGQVIQNVLPKITQAYLDFLKKYHLKIGSYMLLLIMFSSFSTAFHQKAFTSVSHVCIVFLVFFNLGCYLFFTLLAFLLARPWFIIKIFPEEPIYGECSKLYYYSYKIFRPFYYSKEDAVCIMFCAPAKTAALGVSLITSQFGDNKENLGKLLVPLVLYQSEQVLAASIFVNLFKKWIEKDKIQESKETNHMDLERGDYKAEIKGPDIIDSSLQSSLSSK, from the coding sequence ATGACGAAATCAAAAGaagttttcttcaaaatatggAACCATCCAGTAACAAATTACCTAAAATCGCAGTGGTTCTTCTATTGTTTGGCTGTCTTTATTGTCATTGCCCGATTTGCACCAGATTTTGCTAGAGATGACGGACTGATCAAAGGTCAATATAGTATCGGATATGGTTGTGTTGCATGGATCTTCTTGCAAAGTGGACTGAGTATGAAAACGAAAAGACTGATGGCCAATATGGGAAATTGGAGAGCTCACTTGGTTATTCTCGTTATGAGTTTTCTAATAACATCATCCATTGCATATGGGTTTTGTGTGGCTATTAAAGTGtcaaatgataaaaataTAGATGATTGGGTTCTTATCGGAATTATAATGACTACTACGTGTCCGACAACTGTTGCATCTAATGTGATCATGACAACAAATGCGGGAGGTAACGATCTTCTTTGTGTGTGTGAGGTATTTATAGGTAATCTGTTGGGTGCTTTTATTACACCAGCATTGGTTCAGATGTATACCGGCAGCTATCCTTTTCAGTACGGGAATCCGGCAACAGGAAATGGTATTGGTGCATTATATGGCCGTGTTATGAAACAGGTTGGGTTGTCAGTGTTTGTTCCACTATTCGTTGGTCAAGTTATTCAGAATGTTTTACCCAAGATAACTCAGGCATATCTGGACTTTTTAAAGAAGTATCATCTAAAAATTGGATCCTACATGTTGCTTTTAATCATGTTTAGTTCATTCTCAACAGCTTTTCATCAAAAGGCATTTACAAGTGTTTCTCATGTTTGCATCGTCtttcttgttttcttcaatctAGGGTGCTATCTCTTTTTCACATTATTAGCCTTCCTGCTGGCAAGACCAtggttcattattaaaatatttcctGAAGAGCCCATTTATGGCGAGTGTTCCAAGCTTTATTATTATAGCTATAAAATATTCAGGCCGTTTTATTACAGTAAAGAAGATGCAGTTTGCATTATGTTTTGCGCACCAGCTAAGACGGCTGCTTTGGGGGTTTCCCTTATTACATCCCAATTTGGAGATAATAAGGAAAATTTGGGAAAGCTTTTAGTGCCATTGGTTCTTTATCAAAGTGAACAAGTACTAGCGGCAAGTATTTTCGTCAATCTTTTTAAGAAATGGATCGAAAAAGacaaaattcaagaatCCAAGGAAACTAATCATATGGACTTAGAACGTGGAGATTACAAGGCAGAAATTAAAGGACCGGATATAATAGATTCAAGTCTGCAGTCGTCACTCTCGTCGAAATAA
- the YET2 gene encoding Yet2p (ancestral locus Anc_2.603) → MGLYLMALFTILTGEMSFLSLIVLPLPLVVRRVIYNHMFLQLVNSMRFRTIAVVGGMIVSLLLVDSWKRANIKVNPYSYEQDHSTTPIQILATRAYNQRNVYLSGFILYFGICIATVMIIIGKIIRFEDEVKEKKELLKDINLLKADKLEKEKLLKEIKKKIQLLEYEKRK, encoded by the coding sequence ATGGGTCTCTATTTAATGGCATTGTTTACCATATTGACTGGAGAGATGAGTTTCCTCTCTCTAATTGTCCTTCCCCTACCACTTGTGGTAAGGAGAGTAATATACAATCATATGTTTTTGCAACTAGTGAATAGCATGAGGTTCAGAACCATAGCAGTTGTGGGGGGAATGATAGTATCGTTATTACTAGTGGATTCTTGGAAACGAGCAAACATTAAAGTTAATCCCTATAGTTATGAACAAGACCATTCTACAACACCTATACAAATATTGGCTACGAGAGCATATAATCAAAGAAATGTATATTTGTCAGgatttattctttattttggaatttgtATCGCTACGGTTATGATCATTATTGGTAAGATTATTCgctttgaagatgaagtcaaggaaaagaaggaattattgaaagatataaACCTCTTGAAGGCTGACAAACTGGAAAAGGagaaacttttgaaagaaataaagaagaagattcaGCTACTTGAGTAcgaaaagagaaaatag
- the SUB1 gene encoding chromatin-binding transcription coactivator SUB1 (ancestral locus Anc_2.602) yields the protein MSYYNRYRNRKRQDNNDGSGAAGGSNNGLPVGLGGASDAIFDLGKNKRVTVRQFRNINLIDIREYYLDSSSGEMRPGKKGISLTEDLYDELLKHRLNIDEALRRFGSKRPRTKTVRVLSDDEDENDQLEKNSATKGDENAPDAEGDRSKSKKKEKLAADKKAKRSAKTEYEDYDEMEPKTKKKRPAPPTLLPHEENRENQKREANATLMLPGAGKSPNPPTPVVTETEKGPILPPVVAQKEENPVVTADATTNDDNENSSDEEFAQSLEAEMNKMDDDISEEE from the coding sequence ATGTCATATTACAATAGATATAGAAATAGAAAGAGACAGGACAATAATGACGGTAGTGGAGCAGCAGGAGGGTCCAATAATGGGTTACCTGTAGGATTAGGAGGTGCCTCTGATGCTATCTTTGATCTCGGTAAGAACAAAAGAGTCACTGTGAGACAATTTAggaatattaatttgattgatATTAGAGAATACTATTTGGACTCTTCCTCTGGGGAGATGAGACCTGGGAAAAAGGGTATTTCTTTGACTGAAGACCTATATGATGAGTTACTGAAACATAGATTGAATATAGATGAGGCGTTGAGAAGGTTTGGTTCGAAGAGACCAAGAACTAAGACTGTGAGGGTGCTctctgatgatgaagatgaaaatgatcaattggaaaaaaattcagCCACGAAGGGTGATGAGAATGCACCTGATGCTGAAGGTGATAGGAGCAAGAGtaagaagaaggagaagTTGGCTGCTGATAAAAAGGCAAAGAGGAGTGCGAAAACTGAATATGAGGATtatgatgaaatggaacctaaaacaaagaagaaaagaccTGCTCCACCGACATTACTGCCTCATGAGGAAAATAGAGAAAATCAGAAACGTGAAGCTAATGCCACGTTAATGCTTCCAGGTGCTGGTAAATCACCAAATCCACCTACACCTGTGGTTACAGAAACTGAGAAGGGGCCAATACTTCCACCTGTAGTGGCACAGAAGGAGGAGAACCCAGTTGTCACTGCTGATGCCACTACCAATGATGATAACGAAAATTCCAGTGACGAAGAATTCGCTCAAAGTTTGGAGGCAGAAATGAATAAGATGGACGACGATATAAGTGAAGAAGAGTAA